The sequence GCTAGAAGGCTAGAAGGCTAGAAGGCTAGAAGGCTAGAAGGCTAGAAGGCTAGAAGGCTAGAAGGCTAGAAGGCTAGAAGGCTAGAAGGCTAGAAGGCTAGAAGGCTAGAAGGCTAGAAGGCTAGAAGGCTAGAAGGCTAGAAGGCTAGAAGGCTAGAAGGCTAGAATAACTGAGAACTTAGTGATGGCAAATTTAATATAGGGAAAGCTAAAGTTTTTTATTTTTGGTTAGCTTTAAAAAAGTTAGGATCCTAAAAAAAGCAAAATAACACACGCTATAGTTGTATATTATTTATAAAATCCGGAGCATTGTCCAGCAAGATTATGTTGTTTTAGGGAATGAGTAATTTTAAAAAAATGGTATTTTAAAAAGCCACTAAGTTCCATTAACGTTTGCACTGTTTTTTCTGCAGTTAGCTGGTAAGAAAACTTTATTTTACTATAATAACTTAATAAGTGTTCTTATAAAAGTAAGCGCCAGAATAGCAACAAGCTAGGGAAATTTGAGCAGTTTTAATCTAAAAGATGGTGTGACGAGTAAGCTGAGTCTTCTTATATTTAATAATAAAGAATAAGACTATTTTATTCATATTGTTTCATCACTAAAAATGACTTAGTCAAATTAGTAGACATAAGTTATATTTTGTATCTCTATTCAGGTAATTTTTATAATATATATTTTCTATTTTTTAAATTACCTAGAAATATTGTCTATTATGAAACAAATACCATCAATTTTTTTCATAAGAATTTAAATTGAGAATTTAGTAGATGGCTTATAGTGATAAAACTAGAGCAAATTATACTGATATTTTTTTTAGTATGAAAGCAAAACACTTCTTTTACTTTATAGCCTGTATAATGGAGCTGCAAGAAAAGCTGGAATGATAATTATTTTTTCAGGATTCTGGAGGTTATGGCTACGCTAAACATCATTCGTTTGAATAGATTTTATCATTATGAGTGGGCATTGTTACCTGAAGTTTTGGGAAATCTATTTTATCGACAATTTCAGCACCAGAAAATAAAATTAAATATTTTAGAGAGTATAGATTATGAATAATAAATTCAAAAATATTGATTTCTCTTTTTTAGCAAATACCAAGTTTAAATTAAATATCTTATTTTTAATTTATTTTTTTATAATGATCTATATAGAATTTTCTAAGTATGAGACCGGTTATTTATACATACATAGAGCCATAACATTGTCTTTTTTTGCTGTAAGTGTTTTTTTCGATATTTGTTTTTACGAGAAAATTAGAAAAATGGTTAAGGCTAAATATTATTATACAATAAGCATTTATATATACATAATTTCGATAATTTTTGCTGTTCTCAAAGATTATACTTACATATTATATTTTATTATTAATCCACCATCCTTTTTATGGCTTTTTTTTATTCCATTAGATTCTGACCCTTCTAGAATAGCTTTAGTCATTTTTATACCGGTCATGTGGATTTATTCTTTTATAGTTTTGCCCATTTGCCTTTTTAAATTTAGAAAGTAATCTTTTTGTAATGCGGTAATAGTTTTAATAATTTTACAAAAAATCTGTTTTTTCAGATTTAGCAAATTCTAAGCTATATATCGTGGCTCAATGGCAAGAATGCGGGCAAAATTAACGTCTAGAATAAAATAATAAGTTCTTTTTGCAATAAATTTAATGACAGAATTTATATCAATAATGACCTTATTAAAAGGAACTAGAATGTGCAGCTATGAAAATTTTATAAGCCAAATTTGAAAGATATATTTCACATAAAATTTGTTAAAAGCAAGATAAATAACGTCTAATAACAAACTTAAAAATGCTATCGAAATCTATATATGGAGCCAAAGAATAACTTGTCATTATACTCATTGAAAATTTTGTTTTAGCTTAATTATAGCTAATAAGCATTACTGTCATTCTAGCCCACTCTGTCATAGAAGACAGTCTTTCTGACGTTACAATGATATAACAGGACTAGCGATATTAATTATAGTTCCGGCAAGCTAGGCTAAAAAACAGATAAGGCGACTGGCTTAGTTTTTACTATTAAAGCATTTATTCTTTATGACTGAATGCATCGCACAATTAAAATCATTTTTTTTGGTTATAGTATTTTTTTATCAATATGTTTCGGTAAAAAAACATATTATTTAAAACCCGCCTTTTTGTAAAAAATTAAATTTACAAAAAAGCGAGTAACGTTAGCTCTGAAATAACGTTTCACAAATACTCTCTTATGTCCCCAAGCTTGTTGCTAATTTTGGCAATAAAAGTGGCATCATTTCAGAAAGATTTGTGATGTGCACAAAATGAGGCGTTGGCCAAAAAGAGGGTAATTTATGGTCTTTATCACGTAAAAGTAGACATGACATTCCTGCACGCCTTACTGACTCAGCACCGACATCGCTATCCTCAACCACTAACGTTTCCTCAGGGGATACACCATGTTGTTTGGCTGCATAAAGATAAACGTCTGGTGCAGGTTTGGGGCACCCCATATCATTGGCTGAATATATGCGATCTTTCGGGATTAATTTATCCATCCCGGTATGACCAAATTTAACATCCATTTCCCTAATGGAAGAATTTGATCCTACAGCAAATGGAATATTATGCTTTCTTAAATCTTCTAGCAGCTTCATAGCGCCTTCAATAGGCTCAGCATTGCTTTGCATCAGACGAATAATATTTTGTCTTAATTTCGTCTCTGTATCTTCAGGTAAAGACGATCCTATTTTATCCTCAAGGAACTTTACAACCTGTGATTGTGTCATCCCTGCAAATGTTTCAATGGCATCTTCATCTGAAACATGCACTCCTTTAGAGCGAGCGAACTCTGCCGTAGCACGGCAGGAAGGTCGTTCACTATCAATGAGCACTCCGTCACAATCAAAAATGACGAATTTGAGCCCGTTTCGTAATTCATTAGTCATCACACATTCCTCACGCTATCAACCAGTAAAGCAACGTTTTCTGGAGGGGTTTGCTGCATTACGCCATGACCTAGATTGAACACATGAGGACGCCCTCGCAGGCTATCTCTGATACGTGTCGCTTCTTTCACCAAAGCGTCTCCGCCATTGAGAAGGATCATTGGATCCAAATTTCCCTGAAGGGCAAGTTTAGACGGGACCATAGATGCTATTTTGGTAGGATCGGTCACTGTATCAAGGGCTAAAGTATTGACGCCTGTTTTTTCTGCATATTCCACGGCCATAACACCTCCAAGGCGGGGAAAGCCTATGACAGGAACCGAAGGATGTTCTGCACGTAAAAACTCAACAATCTGACGTGTAGGTTCTATAACAAACTGCCTGAATTCCTGTGGAGGTAGTAACCCGCCCCATGAATCAAAAAGCATTACAGTTTGAGCACCAGCACGAATTTGTGCGCTCAACATTTGAGCTGTTGTTGTAACTAGTAGATCGATTATTTTTTGAAAAAGAGGCGTGTTTTGCAGCATCATTTTGCGTGTTTGTGCAAAATCTCGTGAACCACCGCCTTCTACCATGTAGCACGCTACGGTAAAGGGGCTCCCGGCAAATCCTATAAGGGTTGTTACATCAGGTAGCTCTTTTGCAAGAATCGACAATGTTTGCTGCACGGGTCTTGTTGCTTCAAGGACCCGATTTTTATCAAGTAATTTTAGATCTGCTTCAGAACGAATAGGCTCTAGAACTGGGCCTTTTCCTTCTACAAATGCAAGGGACTGTCCCATAACCCAGGGCAGAATAAGAATATCAGAAAAGAGAATAGCGCCGTCCATTTTATAGCGCCTTATGGGCTGAACTGTCAGCTCTACAGCAATATCTGGCGTCATACAGCGCGTTAGAAAGTCGGCTTTGGCACGCATTGCACGGAATTCTGGTAGATATCGCCCAGCCTGACGCATGAGCCATATAGGAGGGGGCCAAACTTCATGACCTTGCAGTGTATGCAAGAGAGGTTTTTTCACTGAAGTTTTTTGAGGCGATGAGAAGTTATTCGATGTCATGCCATACTCTAATCATAAAATAAGAAATAAAGAAATTCTGAGGTAGTAAAGGAAGGCTGTGGATATCGGGGTACCCGGCTTTCTTAAAATGTACCCCGTTTTACTCACACTGTGTACAACTTATAAAATGAGGCTGTATAAGGGGTGTAGCAATCTATCCCAGTTTTTCCACAGTAAGGCTGTGTACAATCCCCCATTTTTGACAGTGTACGGTTTCATCCCCGGTACTCTGTACGTTAAGGGCACAGGGTGTGTACAATCCCCACGTACCCCAGTACGCACATTATTTATCCGCAGAGCCTGGTACTTTCTTGGCAAAGGAAAGATCCTTTTTCTTCTGGAGTCGTTTGTAGGAGATTTGAGTATATGTTTCTTCCATTGCGTAAGCCTTTTACTCTGGCCAGTGGGTCGAAAATACGTCGTGAGATACTCCAACACGCTGGTATTAGCCCAGATATCAAGCCTGTTGATCTTGATGAAGAGGCCATTCGTCAAGATGCAATCTCTAAAGGTGCATCTCCTCAAGAGATTGCTATGAGATTAGCGCAGGAAAAAGCCTATGAAGCGGCTGCACAATTATCTCATGATCATGTTATTTTAGCGGCTGACCAGATTTTGGAGCTGGATGGTAAGATATTTTCCAAGCCTTTATCTTTAGAAGAAGCCGCAGGCCATTTACGCGCCTTAAGAGGTAAAACCCATAATCTTCAAACGGCTCTTGTCCTTCATGCAGAAGGGAAGATTATTTGGCGTTATGTTAGTACGCCCAAATTAACAATGAGGTTATTTTCTGAGAGTTTTTTAAAGCATTATTTGGATGTTGAGGGTCATGAGGTGCTTCAATCTGTAGGAGCATATCGCATTGAAGCACTAGGTGTGCATCTTTTTTCTCATATAGAAGGAGATAGGGATGCCATATTAGGATTACCTTTATTGCCTTTATTAAGTGCTCTGAGGCAGCATCATATTTTATCAGATGATTTTAGCTAAAGAAAAACTCTTGCTTTGTGGAGACGTGCAGGATATAGGACAAGCCAGATAGTTTTATATGTCTATCTACGGGGCCATAGCTCAGTTGGGAGAGCGCCTGAATGGCATTCAGGAGGTCGTCGGTTCGATCCCGATTGGCTCCACCATCAAAGCTTTGATAGCTTGATGGTCAGGTAACGTAATTTTTCCCGAAAATTTCTGGCTTTTCTAGTGTTAGGGCTTATTTTGCTCTGCATTATGTTCTTCTATAACATAGGAGAAATCGGCTAGGCGAAGGGAATAAATATGCGCTTTCTAAGGCGTGCCTCTAAATATTTTTTCTTCATTTTCTGTAGTTTTTGCAGTGTTTCTGGTGGGTTTCATACAGAACATGCCCGGGCTGCGTCTCTTTCTCTTTTATGTGTTGAAACGGTTTGGTGTGATGTTGCTCAGCAAATTGGTGGTTCAAATTTAAAGACTAAGGCTCTTTTAACAGCACCGGGTATTGACCCCCATCATTTTCAACCTTCGCCTTCACTCATTCGCTCTGTTAAGCAAGCAGACGGTTTTTTGGCTAATGGCGCGACTTATGATGATTGGGCTCTGGCTTTTAGGCACGCTGATTCAAACCGGTTTGTAGCTTCTGAGATTGGAAAATGGCGCAATGGGGAGGATCCACATCTCTTTTTTCAACCAGAAATTATTCATTCTGTAGCACGTGTTATTGCTGTTTGGCTTGAGCAGAGAGACCCACAAAACCAGAAAATTTATAAGGATCATTTGGCAAAGTTTGAGCAGAGCCTTGATGATCTTGATAAAAAAATATCTTTATTCAAAGAACGTTATAAAGATATTCCTATTGCCATTACTGAGCCAGCTGGTGAAAGGTTGCTCTCTAAAACAGGCCTTAAAATTATAGATCAGCGCTGGGCTTTATCGGTAATGAACCAAACTGGAGTTTCTGCACAGGAAACGGCCTTGTTAGAACGTGCTTTAACACAGCATAATATTGCAGTGTTAGTTGTTAACCCGCTTGTAGCGTCAGCCCAGATTAATAATTTGGTTTCTATAGCTAAGAAGCATCATATTCCCATTATCACGATTGGTGAGACTCTTCCTGCTGGTCAGACCTGGCAAGGTTGGATGAATCACATTCTTGATCAGCTTGCGAGTGCCCTAGATAAAAAAGAGCTGCAAAGGTGAAGCGAACTTATCTTTCTTTCACAGAAGCTTGTCTGTCTATTTCTGGTAATGTGATTTTGCAAAATGTAACCCAGTCTATTCTTTTAGATGGGGTTTTAATTCTTAGAGGGCGCAATGGGGCAGGAAAGACCACGCTTCTTAAAGCACTTCTGGGCCTTGTGAAGCCACAGAAAGGCAAGGTTTCTGTTTCTTTTGAACCTTCTTGTAAGAAAAGGCCGGTTTTAGGCTATATGCCTCAAAAAGTTGGCCAAGCTGCCGCAATGTTGCCTGTTATAAGCCATGTGGTGGCTAGTTTAGAGGGGCATTGCTGGGGTATATCATTTAGTAAAACACGGCAGAAGCGCGCTTTAGAACTGCTTGAATTAACAGGTGCAGGTTTCTTGGCAGATCGTCCTTTGGGTGTTTTGTCAGGGGGAGAACGTCAGCGCGTGGCATTGGCCCAGGCATTGGCCTCTAAGCCAGATGTGCTTATTTTAGATGAACCTTTGGCAGCATTAGACCAGCAAGCCAGGCAGGAAAGTTTAGAGCTTTTTGGTCAGCTAAGAGAAAAATTAGGCCTAAATTTTATTATGACCTCACATGAGACTTTACCTCTTGAAGGTTTGTCTTATCCTATTCAGGAGATAAGGTTAGAAAAAGGGCGCATTTATGTTGAGCTATGACTTTATGCGTCATGCTTTTTTAGGCTGTTTTCTTGTCTCTTTGTTAGCTGGCTCTTTGGGGTGGTTTATGGTGGTGCGGCATCAAATTTTTGCTGCTCATGCCTTACCTCATATAGGGTTCAGTGGGGCTGCTGCTGCCTTATGGCTTAAGATTTCACCTTTTGCGGGAATGATTTTATTCAGTTTAATTGCTGGATTTTTTATGGCGTCGGAAGATCGCAAAAAACATGTTATACCTCTCTCTTCTCAGCGTGAGACAATGACAGGGCTTGTTTTGGCGGCCAGTTTGGGATTAGGGGTTTTTTGTCTTTACGAAGCGAATAGTGCCTCTAATCAAGCGACGACGCTGCTTTTTGGAGATGTGTTGGGGCTTAGCTTTAATGTTTTGCTTGCTTTAGGGGCTGTGACACTTATCTGCCTCATAGGGCTTGCTATTTTGTGGCGCCCCTTACTTTTTGTAACTTTGGCTCCTGATTTGGCTGAAGCACGTGGTGTGAAGCTTTCTGTCATTTCATATGGCTTTATGGCGCTGGTGGCTCTTGCTTCGGCTGCTTGCTCAGAAGTGGCCGGAGCACTACTTTCTTTTAGCTTAATGATAGGTCCCCCAGCAGCAGCTTTAAAGCTAGGTTTGACCCCTCTTAAAGGGCTGGGATTTTCTATAGTGAGTGCTCTATTACTCTCATGGGGAGCGTTAATTACGGCCTGGTTTACAGATGTCCCAATAGCCTTTTTGATTGGTATTGGGGCTGTATTACTTTATTTTCTTGCCGGTCGCTTTAGCTCTTGGAGACAGCTTCAAAAATCTTGAAGACTGGTAGCGCCCCAGTGGATGAGCGCGATAAAAAGAACAAGAAATATGTGAATGCCAATAAGCACTCTCATTGAAATAACGGGTACCCTGTTAGGGTCTTGACCTATTCGAGGATCGTTCCAGAAAAACATGAGTTTTATCCTCTTTGAGAGGAAAAGATTTGTTGTACAGTCTTGGCAACACTCTCACGCCATAACGGAAAGCGCAGCCCAAAAACCTGTGTTAATTTCGTTGTATCCAAACGTGAATCTGCCGGGCGCTTTGCCGGTGTTGGCCAGTCCAGCGTAGAAACGGGCCGGATGTCGGGCTTTGCTTGGCCGTGTAAAGCAGCTTCTTCAAGGGTGGTATTTGCAAGATCGAACCATGTCGCTTCACCCTGTCCACTTGCGTGAAAAATACCGTGATAATGGTCCATCCAGGTAGTTTGTCGGACTTTATCAATAATAGCTAAAATAATATGAGCAAGGTCGTCTGAAGAGGTTGGGTTACCCTTTTGATCATTCACCACTTTAAGAACAGGATTTTTTGCTCCTGCGTTGATCATTGTGCGCACAAAATTACGCCCGTAAGGTGAATAAACCCAGGAAGTACGCAAAATAATGCTTTGAGGATGCACGCTCAAAACAGCTTTTTCACCATCTGCTTTTGTTTGGCCATAAACTGTTTCAGGGGTGACGTGATCATCCTCTGTATAAGGATGACCTTTCCTTCCATTAAAAACATAATCAGTGGAGATATGAATAAAAGGAATATGCTGTAAAGCGCATTTTTCTGCTACATAAGCAGGACCCAGATGGTTGCCTTGCTTTGCTCCTTCAATTTCTGTTTCAGCAAGATCAACAGCTGTCCATGCCGCCGCATTAACAACAAATTCAGGTTGATATTGCTTTAATAAATCAGAGATAGTTTCAGGATTGGCAAAATCAAACTCAGGCCGCCCTATAGCAATAACATTTTGGCCCCCTAGTCTTTGTAGGGAGGTAGCAAGTTGTCCTTGACGGCCAAGAACTAAAATAGAAGGAGCAGACGACATAATTAGCCCTTATTGTAAGAGAACCACCCCTTGGCGGCTGAAAAGCCCGGTGCTGCAAGGTCTTTTTCTGAAAGAACAGCATTTTGTGGGTCTATGGGCCACTCAATATTAAGTTCAGGGCAGTCCCATTTAACGGAGCGTTCTGAAGATTTATTATAGAGAGCCGTGCATTTATAAAGTACTTCTGTTTCTTCCTGTAGCGTTACAAAGCCATGTAGGAAACCTGGTGGAATCCATAACTGAGACCAGTTTTCGGCTGAAAGTTCGGCAGCTACCCACTTCCCGTAAGTAGGGGAGTTTGTGCGTGCATCTACAGCTACATCCCAGATAGCGCCTTTTGTAACACGAACAAGTTTACCTTGTGCGTAAGGATCCAACTGACAATGGAGGCCACGCACCACACCCTTTTGACGGGAAAGGCTTTGATTGTCCTGTACAAATGGTTCTGTCAGGCCAGCTTTGGCCATCGCATCATAATTATAGGTTTCGGAGAAAAAGCCTCGATTATCACCAAAACGCG comes from Aristophania vespae and encodes:
- the rfbD gene encoding dTDP-4-dehydrorhamnose reductase; the encoded protein is MSSAPSILVLGRQGQLATSLQRLGGQNVIAIGRPEFDFANPETISDLLKQYQPEFVVNAAAWTAVDLAETEIEGAKQGNHLGPAYVAEKCALQHIPFIHISTDYVFNGRKGHPYTEDDHVTPETVYGQTKADGEKAVLSVHPQSIILRTSWVYSPYGRNFVRTMINAGAKNPVLKVVNDQKGNPTSSDDLAHIILAIIDKVRQTTWMDHYHGIFHASGQGEATWFDLANTTLEEAALHGQAKPDIRPVSTLDWPTPAKRPADSRLDTTKLTQVFGLRFPLWRESVAKTVQQIFSSQRG
- a CDS encoding metal ABC transporter permease — translated: MLSYDFMRHAFLGCFLVSLLAGSLGWFMVVRHQIFAAHALPHIGFSGAAAALWLKISPFAGMILFSLIAGFFMASEDRKKHVIPLSSQRETMTGLVLAASLGLGVFCLYEANSASNQATTLLFGDVLGLSFNVLLALGAVTLICLIGLAILWRPLLFVTLAPDLAEARGVKLSVISYGFMALVALASAACSEVAGALLSFSLMIGPPAAALKLGLTPLKGLGFSIVSALLLSWGALITAWFTDVPIAFLIGIGAVLLYFLAGRFSSWRQLQKS
- the hemE gene encoding uroporphyrinogen decarboxylase, which produces MTSNNFSSPQKTSVKKPLLHTLQGHEVWPPPIWLMRQAGRYLPEFRAMRAKADFLTRCMTPDIAVELTVQPIRRYKMDGAILFSDILILPWVMGQSLAFVEGKGPVLEPIRSEADLKLLDKNRVLEATRPVQQTLSILAKELPDVTTLIGFAGSPFTVACYMVEGGGSRDFAQTRKMMLQNTPLFQKIIDLLVTTTAQMLSAQIRAGAQTVMLFDSWGGLLPPQEFRQFVIEPTRQIVEFLRAEHPSVPVIGFPRLGGVMAVEYAEKTGVNTLALDTVTDPTKIASMVPSKLALQGNLDPMILLNGGDALVKEATRIRDSLRGRPHVFNLGHGVMQQTPPENVALLVDSVRNV
- the rfbC gene encoding dTDP-4-dehydrorhamnose 3,5-epimerase, whose amino-acid sequence is MKVVPLSIPEVILLTPPRFGDNRGFFSETYNYDAMAKAGLTEPFVQDNQSLSRQKGVVRGLHCQLDPYAQGKLVRVTKGAIWDVAVDARTNSPTYGKWVAAELSAENWSQLWIPPGFLHGFVTLQEETEVLYKCTALYNKSSERSVKWDCPELNIEWPIDPQNAVLSEKDLAAPGFSAAKGWFSYNKG
- a CDS encoding Maf family protein, with protein sequence MFLPLRKPFTLASGSKIRREILQHAGISPDIKPVDLDEEAIRQDAISKGASPQEIAMRLAQEKAYEAAAQLSHDHVILAADQILELDGKIFSKPLSLEEAAGHLRALRGKTHNLQTALVLHAEGKIIWRYVSTPKLTMRLFSESFLKHYLDVEGHEVLQSVGAYRIEALGVHLFSHIEGDRDAILGLPLLPLLSALRQHHILSDDFS
- a CDS encoding ATP-binding cassette domain-containing protein, which produces MKRTYLSFTEACLSISGNVILQNVTQSILLDGVLILRGRNGAGKTTLLKALLGLVKPQKGKVSVSFEPSCKKRPVLGYMPQKVGQAAAMLPVISHVVASLEGHCWGISFSKTRQKRALELLELTGAGFLADRPLGVLSGGERQRVALAQALASKPDVLILDEPLAALDQQARQESLELFGQLREKLGLNFIMTSHETLPLEGLSYPIQEIRLEKGRIYVEL
- a CDS encoding HAD family hydrolase, whose amino-acid sequence is MTNELRNGLKFVIFDCDGVLIDSERPSCRATAEFARSKGVHVSDEDAIETFAGMTQSQVVKFLEDKIGSSLPEDTETKLRQNIIRLMQSNAEPIEGAMKLLEDLRKHNIPFAVGSNSSIREMDVKFGHTGMDKLIPKDRIYSANDMGCPKPAPDVYLYAAKQHGVSPEETLVVEDSDVGAESVRRAGMSCLLLRDKDHKLPSFWPTPHFVHITNLSEMMPLLLPKLATSLGT
- a CDS encoding metal ABC transporter solute-binding protein, Zn/Mn family, whose product is MRFLRRASKYFFFIFCSFCSVSGGFHTEHARAASLSLLCVETVWCDVAQQIGGSNLKTKALLTAPGIDPHHFQPSPSLIRSVKQADGFLANGATYDDWALAFRHADSNRFVASEIGKWRNGEDPHLFFQPEIIHSVARVIAVWLEQRDPQNQKIYKDHLAKFEQSLDDLDKKISLFKERYKDIPIAITEPAGERLLSKTGLKIIDQRWALSVMNQTGVSAQETALLERALTQHNIAVLVVNPLVASAQINNLVSIAKKHHIPIITIGETLPAGQTWQGWMNHILDQLASALDKKELQR